The following proteins come from a genomic window of Desulfovibrio litoralis DSM 11393:
- a CDS encoding HyaD/HybD family hydrogenase maturation endopeptidase: MKKVLVLGVGNIICKDEGLGVHAVKELMNEYDFPNNVELMDGGTLGVSLMGKLTDCDLLIVVDAVLGGHEPGSVYHLINNDLRKSKAFRDSMHQTDLVDTLLLCELAGKRPECIVIGMEPYNWQDLGSELSPKIKERLPLLKQMIIEELNTQKIKVVKR; the protein is encoded by the coding sequence ATGAAAAAAGTTCTTGTTCTTGGTGTTGGCAACATTATTTGTAAAGACGAAGGTCTTGGCGTTCATGCCGTTAAAGAGTTAATGAATGAATACGATTTCCCTAACAATGTTGAATTAATGGACGGCGGAACGTTGGGCGTAAGCTTAATGGGAAAATTAACAGACTGCGACCTGCTTATCGTTGTTGATGCCGTACTTGGTGGACATGAACCAGGTAGCGTATATCATTTAATCAATAATGACCTTAGAAAAAGTAAGGCCTTTAGAGACTCAATGCACCAAACAGATTTGGTTGATACTCTCTTACTTTGCGAGTTGGCAGGAAAAAGACCTGAATGTATTGTCATCGGAATGGAGCCTTATAACTGGCAAGATTTAGGGTCTGAGTTAAGCCCTAAAATTAAAGAGCGTCTACCTCTTTTAAAACAGATGATTATTGAAGAGTTGAATACTCAAAAAATTAAAGTAGTAAAACGCTAA
- a CDS encoding nickel-dependent hydrogenase large subunit has protein sequence MATQKIVVDPLTRIEGHLRIEVEVENNKIKNAYSVSTLYRGIETILKGRDPRDAAMFTQRVCGVCTYTHSLASTRSLENATKFDIPTNANYIRNLVLGIQFLHDHLVHFYHLHALDFVDVTAALKADPVKASKLGVSTPEGLKAVQAKLQAFVKGEQLGIFTNAYFIGGHPAYKLTPEQNLLLTSHYLDALRMQVEIARGMALFGGKNPHPQFLIPGGVTCYEGLEPQIIKHYEEIFQKAKKFINDYYLADVLLVASVYGDCATYGGTKNLMAFGEFPINGKIDSETAFKSGIILNQDLSKVHPFDKGKIEEHVRHSWYVGKEPHGPFDSDGGPKFTDLHGEDRYSWCKAPRYDNLVMETGPLATVVSNYAQGNEIIKKLVGAVLKATGLKPEQLFSTLGRTAARCIETVAISEMIQDWIDGYRDNIAKGDKVINFPWTNPGNAKGVGLVNAPRGGLSHWINIEEKKIANMQLIVPTTWNCGPRDAKGLVGPVEEALIGAPVVDAARPVEILRVVHSFDPCIACAVHVIDLENNKTREFKVL, from the coding sequence ATGGCAACACAAAAAATAGTAGTTGACCCGTTAACCAGAATTGAAGGGCACTTACGAATTGAAGTTGAAGTTGAAAACAATAAAATTAAAAATGCTTACAGCGTTTCTACCCTTTATCGCGGAATAGAAACAATATTAAAAGGCAGAGACCCAAGAGATGCCGCCATGTTTACCCAACGTGTCTGCGGTGTTTGTACATATACACACTCTTTGGCTTCTACTCGTTCATTGGAAAATGCAACTAAATTTGATATTCCAACAAATGCCAACTATATTCGTAACTTGGTACTTGGTATTCAGTTTTTGCATGACCACTTAGTTCACTTCTATCATTTACACGCTTTAGATTTCGTTGATGTTACTGCTGCCCTTAAGGCTGACCCAGTGAAAGCATCGAAGCTTGGAGTGTCTACTCCTGAAGGTTTAAAAGCTGTTCAAGCTAAATTACAAGCTTTCGTTAAAGGTGAACAACTTGGTATCTTTACTAATGCTTATTTTATCGGCGGACACCCTGCTTATAAGCTAACGCCTGAACAAAACTTGCTTTTAACCTCTCACTACCTTGATGCTCTACGCATGCAAGTAGAAATTGCCCGCGGAATGGCGTTATTTGGTGGTAAAAACCCTCACCCTCAATTCCTTATTCCTGGCGGCGTAACCTGCTATGAAGGTCTTGAGCCTCAAATAATTAAACATTACGAAGAAATATTCCAAAAAGCTAAAAAGTTCATTAATGATTACTACTTAGCAGACGTATTGCTCGTTGCTTCCGTATATGGTGATTGTGCTACTTATGGTGGAACAAAGAACTTAATGGCCTTTGGAGAATTCCCAATCAATGGTAAAATTGACAGCGAAACTGCTTTTAAAAGCGGTATAATTCTAAACCAAGACTTAAGCAAAGTTCACCCATTTGATAAGGGAAAAATTGAAGAGCATGTGCGTCATAGCTGGTATGTTGGAAAAGAACCTCATGGTCCTTTTGATAGCGACGGCGGACCTAAATTTACCGACTTACACGGTGAAGATCGTTATTCTTGGTGTAAAGCCCCTAGATATGACAATCTAGTGATGGAAACAGGACCTTTGGCAACTGTTGTTTCAAACTATGCACAAGGTAATGAAATCATCAAAAAGCTTGTAGGCGCAGTTCTCAAAGCAACAGGCTTAAAGCCAGAACAACTCTTCTCTACCCTCGGTCGTACTGCCGCTCGTTGTATAGAAACAGTTGCAATTTCTGAAATGATTCAAGACTGGATAGACGGCTATAGAGATAATATTGCTAAAGGCGATAAAGTTATTAACTTCCCTTGGACAAACCCGGGTAACGCTAAAGGCGTTGGCTTAGTTAACGCTCCTCGTGGTGGTTTAAGCCACTGGATAAATATCGAAGAGAAAAAAATTGCCAATATGCAATTGATTGTTCCGACAACTTGGAACTGTGGTCCTCGTGATGCAAAAGGTTTAGTAGGACCAGTTGAGGAAGCTTTAATTGGTGCTCCGGTCGTAGATGCTGCACGTCCTGTTGAAATATTACGTGTCGTTCACTCTTTTGACCCTTGTATCGCTTGTGCTGTTCACGTTATTGACCTTGAAAATAATAAAACACGCGAGTTTAAAGTTTTATAA
- a CDS encoding hydrogenase small subunit, with amino-acid sequence MKVSVGLARENPEERLAKRGVNRRDFLKFCTAVAVTMGMGPGFAAEVALALTAKRRPSVVYLHFAECTGCTESVLRTTNPFLDELIFDTISLDYQETIMAAAGHAAEEALEKAVSSKDGFICIVEGAIPTAENGIFGKVGNHTMLDIANRIPTKALHNIAYGTCAAYGGIQAAKPNPTGAKGLEDAVPSLKGKVINIPGCPPNPINLVGTIVHVLQNKAVPPLDKLGRPNMFFGESVHDNCERREHFEAGNFAPSFESEEARKGYCLYNLGCKGPDTYNNCPKAKFNGVSWPVQAGHPCIGCSEPNFWDKMTPFFEN; translated from the coding sequence ATGAAGGTATCAGTCGGTCTTGCAAGAGAAAACCCTGAAGAAAGACTTGCTAAAAGAGGGGTTAACCGCAGAGATTTCTTAAAATTTTGTACAGCTGTAGCTGTTACTATGGGAATGGGACCAGGCTTTGCAGCGGAAGTTGCTCTAGCTTTAACTGCTAAACGCAGACCCTCTGTAGTATACTTACATTTTGCCGAATGTACTGGCTGCACAGAATCAGTATTAAGAACAACAAACCCATTTCTTGATGAATTAATCTTTGATACTATTTCGCTAGATTATCAAGAAACCATTATGGCGGCTGCCGGTCATGCCGCTGAAGAAGCCTTAGAAAAAGCCGTTTCTTCAAAAGATGGATTTATCTGCATAGTCGAAGGAGCTATTCCAACCGCTGAAAATGGTATCTTCGGAAAAGTTGGCAACCACACAATGCTAGATATTGCCAACAGAATTCCTACAAAAGCACTCCACAACATAGCCTACGGAACTTGTGCCGCCTATGGTGGTATTCAAGCTGCCAAACCAAACCCAACCGGTGCTAAAGGTTTGGAAGATGCCGTTCCTTCTTTAAAAGGAAAGGTTATCAATATCCCAGGTTGTCCGCCTAACCCAATTAACCTTGTCGGAACAATCGTTCATGTACTTCAAAACAAAGCTGTTCCCCCTCTGGATAAACTTGGTCGTCCAAATATGTTTTTTGGTGAAAGCGTACACGATAACTGTGAACGCAGAGAACACTTTGAAGCCGGAAACTTTGCCCCTTCTTTTGAATCAGAAGAAGCACGTAAGGGATATTGTTTATATAATCTTGGCTGTAAAGGTCCTGATACTTACAACAACTGTCCAAAGGCTAAATTTAATGGCGTAAGCTGGCCAGTACAAGCCGGTCACCCATGCATTGGCTGTAGTGAACCAAATTTCTGGGATAAAATGACTCCATTCTTCGAAAACTAA
- a CDS encoding M24 family metallopeptidase codes for MNNTITAEIYETRREKLRKKMHSKGLDALIINYDANRFYLSGFELKDSQKNESSGLLIITSSGKDWLCTDSRFYEAAKRLWDEKYIFIYKTNPAEQIGELIKNNITGKIGFEANTTSVNFYHKLLSFFNTNQTLVPSDGLVEELRIIKDNHEIELLSRACKLNHELMNAVPQMLKNGASEIQIAWDIEQFFRNKGASGLSFESIVAIGKNAALPHAIPSNEKTIDNCPVLVDVGCRLNDYCSDQTRTFWVGDKPTKSFKETFSQVQEAQMAAIEILRPGLSVNEAYSTALNIFKKYKVEQYFTHGLGHGIGLETHETPSLNATRTTILEAGMVITVEPGLYYSDWGGVRLEFMVLITENGYKIL; via the coding sequence ATGAATAACACAATTACAGCCGAAATCTATGAGACCAGACGCGAAAAACTTAGAAAAAAAATGCATTCAAAAGGCTTAGACGCTTTAATAATAAACTATGATGCCAATAGATTTTATCTTTCAGGTTTTGAGCTGAAAGATTCTCAAAAAAATGAAAGCTCCGGTTTATTAATTATAACAAGCTCCGGCAAAGATTGGCTGTGTACTGATTCAAGATTTTATGAAGCTGCCAAAAGACTTTGGGACGAAAAATATATTTTTATATATAAAACAAATCCTGCGGAACAAATTGGCGAATTAATCAAAAATAACATTACAGGAAAAATCGGCTTTGAAGCCAACACAACAAGCGTTAACTTTTATCATAAACTGCTCTCTTTTTTCAACACCAATCAAACCCTTGTCCCCTCTGACGGACTGGTTGAAGAATTAAGAATAATTAAAGATAACCATGAAATTGAGTTATTAAGTAGGGCTTGTAAATTAAATCATGAACTAATGAACGCCGTTCCTCAAATGTTAAAAAACGGTGCTAGTGAAATACAAATTGCATGGGACATTGAACAGTTTTTTAGAAACAAAGGGGCAAGTGGACTATCTTTTGAAAGTATTGTCGCAATAGGAAAAAACGCCGCCCTTCCTCACGCTATACCTAGCAATGAAAAAACAATTGACAACTGCCCTGTCCTTGTTGATGTCGGTTGTCGTTTAAACGACTATTGTTCTGATCAAACTCGCACTTTTTGGGTTGGAGATAAACCAACTAAAAGTTTTAAAGAGACTTTTTCACAAGTTCAAGAAGCTCAAATGGCGGCAATAGAAATTTTACGCCCGGGTTTATCCGTTAATGAAGCATATTCCACAGCCCTGAATATTTTTAAAAAATATAAAGTTGAACAATATTTTACCCACGGTCTTGGACACGGAATCGGATTGGAAACCCACGAAACCCCTAGTTTAAACGCTACAAGAACTACAATTCTCGAAGCGGGAATGGTGATTACCGTAGAGCCCGGTTTATATTACTCTGATTGGGGCGGCGTTCGTTTGGAATTTATGGTATTAATCACAGAAAATGGATATAAAATACTATAA
- a CDS encoding PhoH family protein yields the protein MENTITTLNFSQTIDFDDHKASNLLFGPQEKNLKEISKQNKVKLATRGNSIHISGNDKDLVMLTMRLLSQLYTVIRSGFPLEFNDIVYSVSALKTNPGLDLYSFFKDSSFIVSPKRNISPKTLNQRAYLEALKENDIVFGVGPAGTGKTYLAVAFAVSYLLAKRVKRIILTRPAVEAGEKLGFLPGDLVEKVNPYLRPLYDALYDMLEADKVTALFESGVIEIAPLAFMRGRTLHDAFIILDEAQNTTPEQMKMFLTRMGFGSKMVVTGDITQIDLPKNNNMFERSGLVQSLKILKDINEIKIIHFDSTDVVRHSLVSKIILAYEKFSGE from the coding sequence ATGGAGAACACTATAACAACACTCAATTTTAGCCAAACGATTGATTTTGATGACCATAAAGCAAGCAATTTACTTTTTGGCCCTCAAGAAAAAAATTTAAAAGAAATATCTAAACAAAATAAAGTTAAGCTGGCTACGCGCGGGAACAGTATTCATATAAGCGGGAACGATAAAGACCTCGTCATGTTGACAATGCGTCTTTTATCTCAATTATATACAGTTATTCGTAGTGGTTTTCCTTTAGAATTTAATGATATTGTCTATTCTGTTTCTGCATTAAAAACAAACCCAGGTCTTGATTTATATAGCTTTTTTAAAGATAGCTCTTTTATCGTTTCGCCAAAACGCAATATTTCGCCCAAAACGCTAAATCAACGAGCCTATCTTGAAGCTTTAAAAGAAAATGATATCGTGTTTGGAGTAGGTCCGGCCGGAACGGGCAAAACTTATCTGGCTGTGGCTTTTGCTGTTTCTTACCTCCTTGCCAAACGTGTAAAGCGTATTATACTGACAAGACCGGCTGTTGAAGCCGGAGAAAAGCTTGGTTTTTTACCCGGCGATTTGGTAGAAAAGGTCAATCCTTATCTGCGTCCGTTATATGATGCCCTTTATGACATGCTTGAAGCTGATAAGGTAACCGCTTTGTTTGAGAGTGGTGTTATCGAGATTGCACCTTTGGCGTTTATGCGGGGGCGAACTTTACATGATGCGTTCATTATTTTAGACGAAGCTCAAAATACAACTCCTGAACAAATGAAAATGTTTTTAACGCGTATGGGGTTTGGTTCAAAAATGGTTGTTACCGGAGACATAACTCAAATTGATTTGCCTAAAAACAATAATATGTTTGAAAGATCCGGGTTGGTTCAGTCTTTAAAAATTTTAAAAGATATAAATGAAATTAAAATTATCCATTTTGATAGTACTGATGTTGTCAGGCATTCGTTAGTTTCTAAAATAATTTTAGCTTATGAAAAATTTTCAGGCGAGTAA